From Variovorax sp. J2L1-78, the proteins below share one genomic window:
- a CDS encoding lipocalin family protein — translation MPDDFSPRSGRAYSRSYREELQRRRAARRYLLLGVGVLVAVAATLFMTWMPDALSGRAATVAAVDDGGPAERTAALPPLNLPADDAAHGSGMEWWYYNGILDAANGERYAFHVAVFVATGLVKHTAMHAAVTDLQTGKRYASQTRTGGVPAQAIANGFDFSQGRWRVAAAGPSHTLRTASDDMAISLDLKDAGPVVAHRAAGSKTPGLLDFGKAGISYYYSRPRIAAKGDIVVGGKTVSVSGPVWFDHQWGEFDASTLGWNWFALHLANGSDVMVYQLFDAEGRKVMTAGTVSDAKGAVPLKGEDIELTPGASWTSPVTRIPYVVEWRLRLPSGVYDVKPFYPDGEFDSRQTTANVYWEGPVRVSGSAEGQGFLEMSGYDRLANLAAGRR, via the coding sequence ATGCCAGATGACTTTTCCCCCCGCTCCGGCCGGGCGTATTCGCGCTCCTACCGTGAAGAGCTGCAGCGCCGTCGCGCCGCACGGCGCTACCTGCTGCTGGGTGTCGGTGTGCTGGTCGCCGTGGCGGCGACGCTGTTCATGACGTGGATGCCCGATGCGCTGTCGGGGCGAGCGGCGACAGTCGCGGCCGTCGACGACGGCGGGCCGGCCGAACGCACTGCGGCGCTCCCCCCGCTCAACCTGCCGGCCGACGACGCTGCGCACGGTTCGGGCATGGAATGGTGGTACTACAACGGCATCCTCGATGCGGCGAACGGCGAGCGCTATGCCTTCCACGTGGCGGTCTTCGTCGCCACCGGCCTGGTCAAGCACACGGCCATGCATGCCGCGGTGACCGACCTGCAGACCGGCAAGCGCTATGCCAGCCAGACCCGCACCGGCGGGGTGCCGGCGCAGGCGATCGCCAACGGCTTCGACTTCTCGCAGGGGCGCTGGCGCGTCGCGGCGGCCGGGCCGTCGCACACCTTGCGGACCGCGTCCGACGACATGGCGATCTCGCTCGATCTGAAGGACGCGGGTCCGGTGGTCGCGCACCGCGCCGCCGGCTCGAAGACGCCCGGTCTGCTCGACTTCGGCAAGGCCGGCATCAGCTACTACTATTCGCGCCCGCGCATCGCCGCCAAGGGCGACATCGTGGTCGGCGGCAAGACCGTGTCGGTGAGCGGCCCGGTGTGGTTCGATCACCAGTGGGGCGAGTTCGACGCCTCCACGCTGGGCTGGAACTGGTTTGCGCTGCATCTGGCGAACGGCTCCGACGTGATGGTCTACCAGCTCTTCGACGCCGAGGGCCGCAAGGTCATGACCGCCGGCACGGTGTCCGATGCCAAGGGCGCCGTGCCGCTTAAGGGCGAGGACATCGAGCTCACGCCGGGCGCGAGCTGGACCAGCCCCGTGACGCGGATCCCCTATGTCGTCGAGTGGCGCCTGCGTCTGCCTTCGGGCGTCTACGACGTGAAGCCTTTCTACCCCGACGGCGAATTCGATTCGCGCCAGACCACGGCCAATGTCTATTGGGAGGGGCCGGTGCGCGTGAGCGGCAGCGCCGAAGGGCAGGGCTTCCTGGAGATGAGCGGCTACGACCGCCTGGCGAACCTCGCCGCTGGCCGGCGCTGA
- a CDS encoding DnaJ domain-containing protein: MSLYALLGVPEDASLEEIEAGYRRAREALGPERTGIALRWRWRLRRLQRARACLGDPARRQAYDAMPPLIELFGTSPPGLL, encoded by the coding sequence ATGAGCCTCTATGCCTTGCTGGGTGTGCCCGAGGACGCGAGCCTCGAGGAGATCGAAGCGGGCTATCGGCGCGCCCGCGAGGCGCTCGGGCCGGAGCGAACGGGCATTGCGCTGCGATGGCGCTGGCGGCTGCGCCGGTTGCAGCGCGCCCGTGCGTGCCTTGGGGACCCTGCGCGTCGCCAGGCCTACGACGCGATGCCGCCGCTGATCGAGCTGTTTGGGACCAGCCCGCCCGGGCTCCTGTGA